In Capricornis sumatraensis isolate serow.1 chromosome 2, serow.2, whole genome shotgun sequence, the DNA window ACCGGGACCCAGGGTCTGATCTTCGTAGTGGACTGCGCCGACCGCGACCGCATCCACGAGGCCCGCCAGGAGCTGCACTGCATTATCAATGACCGGGAGATGAGGGACGCCATAATCCTCATCTTTGCCAACAAGAAACCCCACGAGATCCAGGAGAAACTGGGCCTGACCCGGATTGGGGACAGGAACTGGTATGTGCAGCCCTCCTGTGCCACCTTGGGGGACGGACTCTAGGAAGGGCTCACATGGTTAACCTCTAACTACAAATCCTAATGAGCATTCTCTACCCATCCCCGGAAAGGAGAGAAATCAAAAACACATTCATAGGATTATCGCCATCATCATCTCTTTCAGTTgccactttctcttcttttgaatttGAACTCCGcggtttgggggagggggttagggattttttcttttttttcctttttttttttttttttttttgctttgcgtTAGGATGCTCTGATCTGACTTTTTGACATGAACACAAAGTGCTAGATGCTCTTGTTGACTTCCAGCAAATGGAATGGGGGAAATATAGCAGTTCTTGGTAAATTCCTTTATAAtaatagtttgattttttttatctcGAGCGAATCTTCTTTTCCAATgtatgcttttttcctttttgcccaGTTTCCTTATCACTTGCTGTAGATGGCTTATTTTGCATTCGTGCAGACTACATTGCAAGTCTGTTTCATCTAGTAAACTGAAAGTTACTGCTTAATCGAACTGCCGTTTGTCTTTTACATTTAAGGCCTTTCCCTCCCCTTATGAGTTCTGACTTTAACTTAGTAAATTCAAATGTGACGTTTTATATCTAAGACCAGTATAGTAAACTTAGCCCACAGTGGCAAATAATGAGTAATATCCTTGTAATATGTTCCAGTTGCACATCAGTATGTTAAACAGGTAATGTAAGAAGTTCTTTGAAATTTCAGCTGTTAAGTTCTGAAACATACATCATGCATGAGTAAGGATAAAACTGAAGTTTCCCATTGCAAAGCTAACTTACACTGCATAAAACTATGAAAATATAACCTGTCAAGGACACAGATATTTCTTCACTGCAAAGTTAGCAACTTTGCTGTGTTTTCCCACTTtgttaactttaaaaacatactcttccagaaaatggaGCAATAATGGTGTGTAacacaaaatcccatggacggaggagcctggtaggctgcagtccatggggtcactaagagtcggacacgactgagcgacttcactttcacttttcactttcatgcattggagaaggaaatggcaacccactccagtgttcttgcctggagaattccagaggtggtggagcctggtgggcagccatctatggggtcgcacagaatcagacactactgaagcgaattagcagcagcagcagcaacttccaTAATGGCTCACATTATAacgaatctgccttcaatgcaggagacctgggtctgatccctgaaacgggaggatcccctggagagtggTACAGCTACCACTCCACTATACTTTGGAGTATATTGGAGAATTGCAATACTTAGGAGaattctagggacagaggagctcagcaggctgcagtctatgaagtggcaaagagtaggacatgactgagctactaacacaagCACATGGTACTTAATCATCTCTCAATTTCTGCTCGTTTAATATAGCAATTGCAACCAAATATTTCTAGCTCTTATAATAGAGATTGTTTTCAATACCTGTGTTATTGGCACAGTTAGAAATTAGAATGCCAACTTAATTGGGTTGAACAAAGGACATGCCCAGGAAGAAGGATTTGCTGGCATCTGGCTTTCTTGGACCCCAAGCAATCAGAAAAGACAACCAGGTGCTCTGGACTCACCAGAGGAGATCCAAGAAAACTAGGTAACATAGCTGGAGTGTTAAGAGGCTCCTAAAGGTCAGTGCCGGCACTGGATCAGTAGAACAAGGCAGACCAAGTGATGGTCATGACTTTGGAGCACAGAGCAGCCCCAGAATGCACTCAAGCAGGACATGTCTCAGGTTAGGGCAGGATTGTCAGCCCCTACTAGAATAGGAGCTCCATGAAGGCAAGGATTCTGTTGCTCGCTGCTGAATATCTTGCTCCTAGGATGGCAATTGATCCAAAGTAAGTCCTCAACATATAGgtatcaaataaatgaataactcaGCTCATCTACCCACCTACTCTTTCATGTACTTGGCATCCACTGTGGTGGAAACATTATGGGATGTCTGCCCAGCTCATTTGCTTCTAGATCTCTTCCCTCACAAAAGGTGGGTCTTTGGAAGGCCTATCACCCCAGCCACAGCTGATTGTAACAGATGGATCACTTGGCCATGATATTAGAGTCAGAGTCTTGGAACAGGATTCAGCAGGGCCCCTCAGGCTTAAGAGTGGCAGAATGGGGAAACGTGCCAACCCCAGAAGGGTAGAcattccctcctccacctcccagaCCCAGCTGTGCAAGGACAGGGACTGTGTCTGTTGATTCATGACTGTGGCACCAACCCCTAGAAAACTGTCTGGTTCAAGGTAGAGCCTCCATAGACACTTGCAGAGAGATGACTGTGTGGATGTACAGAGAGAAGGAATGGGAGACGCAGCCTTAGAAGCCCTCCAGTCCCTGGTTCTGCCCTTCCACACCCTGGCTCCCCCTCCCCTTGAGCTCTGTGAGATGCCCCGAGCCCCAGCTTTATTTTTGTGCTTCCTTCTTTCCTACATTAGCTCTGATTCTATCTGACACTTACAAACAGAATTTAAAACTCACTCATCACTCCTGCATGTACTCATTCCTTCTTCATGAACTTATTGCTTCTTTGAAAAGTGAGGCTTAATCCCTATGAACATGCTCTACACTCGCTCTAAAAACAGGAATGATAGATATGAAAGACAAGCTTGTCAACATGATACTGAGCATTTAGAACATTGAATGGAAATGTGATAAGAGAGGCACCCAGGGAGTCTTGGGAATCCTGAGAAGGGACACCTTGGGGTCAGCAGCTTTGGGTTTAAATGATCTCACCTGGATATATACTCTTTACATGGGTTTCCTCATTCTTCAGTGAAACAAGATCAAGTAATATTCCTCATACAGGTTTGCCTTGAGGTTTACACAAGCCTATGAAAATGTTTTGTACTCCATGGAGTTAATCCCTGAACATTTCTCAAGCATTCACTGTGTTTAAAGTTCTAATGGCAGTTCTGAGTGagaaacaaacaaggaaactaaATCAGATCTTAGGCCAAGTTCTGGAGAGATACTAGAAGTCTGGATCAGAGTCTGACTCAGCAGGTCTAGTCTTTGATCTCCGTGGATACCCTCAGAACCATCTCGCCATGCCTGTGCAAACATTTAGCCTTACCTCAAGCACTTGACCTTAAAACAGAGTTGCtactgttgtttattttttgctcttgTTATAGTTCCAAAGGAACAGAATCAGCAACAACTTctgaaaaagacagagaaattccCATGTATTCGTCCTCAATTTCTATGGGTGAGCAAGGTTAGCCCTGTGACCTCTGACCCTAACAACATGAAGGTGGTCCTGCAAAGGACAGGTGGAATGAAACCCACATGCCAGCAGGAGCAAATCTTCCCTCTTGGGTACATGCCCTGGGTCTGTGAAATTCCAACAGAGGCTGGCCCTTCATCATCAGTACGTGACTCTCTACCAGCCATCCTTGAAGCCTGAGAGAGTCAGGAATGGGAGGTAAGTTTATAGTGGGTGAGAAAGATTGATAGCGGAGAGTCATCAGGAAGGGAAGGCAGTTCATagtattattattgttaaaaataGTCTTGATAGTAGCAACAACTCTCTGTAGTGTTTTCTCAGATCTAAAGAATAAGAGATAACAAGTACTCTTATTAACATGAACTCTTCTTATTAAGCACCAGATGTGTTTCCCCACTCACCACAAATAGAAAAAGGCTGcacgtagcaatgaagacccagcacaaccaaacagactaaattaatttaaaaaaattttaatttaaaaaaatagcccTATAAGCTGCACAATATTATTCTTCATATACCAGAAAGGAGGAGATTCTTTCATGACCTATCACTATGGATAAAACTTCTGAAatgtcttagttttcttaattttttctgtaCAATGAATAAGTAATAACGACTATCAAAGGAAAGacgtttttaaatgttttcagaatGTGATTATACTTCAAACATATATGAGTTttttatgctgctaagtcacttcagtcgtgtctgactctgggcgaccccatagacggcagcccaccaggctcccattcctgggattctccaggcaagaatatggagtggattgccatttccttctccagtgcatgaaagtgaaaagtgaaagtgaagtcgctcagtcatgtctgactcttcacaacaccatggactgtaacctaccaggctcctgtgtccatgggatttcccaggcaagagtaccagattgggttgccattgccttttttataatttattttaaaaagcttttattcCCATGTAGCTGATTTACCTTGTTCTGCAGTGTTAGGTGTACAGCAGAGGGATTCAGCTtcctttcccttataggttactaCAAAATATCGAGCGTAGTTCCTTGGTTTATACCATAGGTCCTTGTTTTTCCTACTCTTTTTAAACCTTTGTTTCAAACTGTCACGTCTTAATGGAACAGCCATTTTGGaaattcactttcctgcattgtaCTGGCCTTCCTGACTTTTCCTGTCACATACCTCCTTCTGACAATCTTGGTTCCTCCTATGCAGTCCCCAGTCACCCCTCTGATCCAGTCTCCctgacccccacacacacccaactGTGGCCCAGAGAATGGTTCTCTCCTGTTGGAGGGGCATATGTGGTTCCAGTACCGGGGGATACTGACCCCAGTCTTCCACCATAACATCCTGAAGTCCTCCATGGGGCACATGGCCTACTCTGTCCAAATGATGGTGGTGAGTCCGCCTCTCTTTCATCTGCACATATCACACCAAGCTCAATCCACAGTTCACTCTCAAACAGATATATCTGTCAAACATCCATCAGACACAGCCCCCCAGAATAATGCACTCAAtcccagagacacacacattaCACACTAGAAGTGCACAAACACATTGTCACATGCTGAAACTCCCTTCTACAGCCAAGCCTGTTCCCTCTTGCAGACACATGGACACATTATACCCATCTTATGTGACACACACCTCAACACACATGTGCTATTGCCATATAGAGAAGAATTTGGGGCTATGGTGGGGCTGCATCTGGGACCCCAGAGTCCTCAGCTCTGGCTGGGAACCACTGTTCTGGGACAGATTCAATTCTCACGGGGAGGAAGTCTCACCTGCAGA includes these proteins:
- the LOC138073182 gene encoding ADP-ribosylation factor 6-like, translated to MRILKLGLDAAGKTIILYKLKLSQLVTTIPTVGFNVETVTYKNVKFNVWDVGGLDKIRPLWRHYYTGTQGLIFVVDCADRDRIHEARQELHCIINDREMRDAIILIFANKKPHEIQEKLGLTRIGDRNWYVQPSCATLGDGL